From Cyclobacteriaceae bacterium, a single genomic window includes:
- a CDS encoding helix-turn-helix transcriptional regulator, whose protein sequence is MEKDITDKQLQVLRLIAEGYNSEEIAKKLGNSKKTIDSLRMEMLNRFQVRNAAQLVAYGFRKKWLK, encoded by the coding sequence GTGGAAAAAGATATCACCGACAAGCAGCTTCAAGTTTTACGCCTTATTGCCGAGGGTTACAACAGTGAGGAAATAGCCAAAAAACTGGGGAACAGTAAGAAAACTATTGATTCTCTGAGGATGGAAATGCTAAATCGGTTTCAGGTGAGGAATGCTGCGCAACTGGTGGCTTACGGGTTCCGGAAGAAGTGGTTGAAATAA